The following proteins are co-located in the Granulicella pectinivorans genome:
- a CDS encoding CRTAC1 family protein produces the protein MVLRTMRGRPIRALVVGVLALAAGCVVAQKAGPFEPGFVDVTASTGIKFAHLSSPDQRYIVESMSGGVVLFDYDGDGWLDIYFTNAPSVSMAMAGKKARGALYRNNHDGTFTDTTDKAGIATPCWAMGAAVADVTNSGRQDLLVSCFGGVVLYRNNGDGTFTDVTAKAGLAQDSGWATGVTFGDYDGDGFPDLFVPHYVDFHLDDLPKFGSAKTCQYHEVAVQCGPRGLKGSGDALYHNNGDGTFTEVAAQAGVDDKQHYFGLGAVWTDFDNDGKLDLFVANDGESNYLYRNQGDGTFKEVGADAGVAFSEDGVEQANMGLAVGDFENKGRMSVAISHFSDEYMTLYRNDGAMNFTDVSHSAGVARATVPYVGWGDAFLDLDNSGWLDLMLVNGHVYPQVDSAKLGIHYREPAVLFRNQHNGKFEEAKMGAGDPLAVPQVSRGLAVGDLFNRGALDVVIENLLGEPEVLSSRPNPAHHWVSVELEGAPKNRMALNARVHVSSGGVTQMGEVRSGGSYLSQSDLRLHFGLGGAKEIETMVVEWPGATPQTFHHVAADGFYHLKQGGELIRGNASTRK, from the coding sequence ATGGTGCTGCGGACGATGCGGGGGCGGCCCATTAGAGCTCTGGTGGTGGGTGTTCTGGCGCTGGCGGCGGGCTGTGTCGTGGCACAGAAGGCGGGGCCCTTTGAGCCGGGGTTTGTGGATGTCACGGCCTCGACAGGGATCAAGTTTGCGCATCTGTCGAGCCCGGACCAGAGGTACATCGTCGAGTCGATGAGCGGTGGGGTGGTGCTGTTCGACTATGACGGCGACGGCTGGCTGGACATCTACTTTACCAACGCTCCGAGCGTGTCGATGGCGATGGCGGGCAAGAAGGCGCGGGGGGCGCTGTATCGCAACAACCACGATGGGACGTTTACGGACACAACGGATAAGGCCGGGATTGCGACGCCCTGCTGGGCCATGGGCGCGGCGGTGGCGGATGTGACGAATAGCGGCAGGCAGGATCTGCTGGTGAGCTGCTTTGGTGGGGTGGTGCTGTATCGCAACAATGGGGATGGCACGTTTACGGACGTGACGGCGAAGGCGGGGCTCGCGCAGGATTCAGGGTGGGCGACCGGGGTGACGTTTGGCGACTATGACGGCGATGGATTTCCGGATTTGTTCGTGCCGCATTATGTGGACTTTCACCTGGATGATTTGCCGAAGTTTGGATCGGCGAAGACGTGCCAGTATCACGAGGTGGCGGTGCAGTGCGGGCCGCGTGGGCTGAAGGGTTCGGGGGATGCGCTGTACCACAACAACGGCGACGGCACGTTTACTGAAGTTGCGGCGCAGGCTGGGGTGGACGACAAACAGCACTACTTCGGATTGGGCGCGGTGTGGACGGACTTCGATAACGATGGCAAGCTCGATCTCTTTGTGGCGAATGATGGTGAGTCGAACTATCTGTATCGCAACCAGGGCGATGGGACCTTCAAGGAGGTCGGCGCGGATGCTGGTGTGGCGTTCAGCGAAGATGGCGTGGAGCAGGCCAACATGGGGCTTGCCGTGGGTGACTTTGAGAACAAGGGGCGGATGAGCGTCGCGATCAGCCACTTCAGCGATGAGTACATGACGCTGTATCGCAATGATGGCGCGATGAACTTTACGGATGTGTCGCACTCGGCGGGTGTGGCGCGGGCCACGGTGCCGTATGTGGGGTGGGGCGATGCGTTTCTGGACCTGGATAACTCCGGGTGGCTCGATCTGATGCTGGTGAACGGGCATGTGTATCCGCAGGTGGACTCGGCGAAGCTCGGGATTCACTATCGTGAGCCGGCTGTGCTGTTCCGCAATCAGCACAATGGGAAGTTTGAAGAGGCGAAGATGGGCGCGGGGGATCCGCTGGCTGTGCCGCAGGTGAGCAGAGGGCTTGCGGTGGGCGACCTGTTCAACCGCGGTGCGCTGGATGTGGTGATCGAGAACCTGTTGGGCGAGCCGGAGGTGCTTTCGTCGCGGCCCAATCCCGCGCATCATTGGGTGAGCGTGGAACTGGAGGGCGCGCCGAAGAATCGGATGGCGCTGAATGCGCGGGTCCATGTGAGTTCCGGGGGCGTGACGCAGATGGGCGAGGTGCGGTCGGGTGGAAGCTATCTGTCGCAGAGCGATCTCCGGCTGCACTTTGGGCTTGGAGGGGCGAAGGAGATTGAGACGATGGTGGTGGAATGGCCAGGAGCGACTCCGCAGACGTTTCATCATGTGGCGGCGGATGGTTTCTACCATTTGAAGCAGGGTGGAGAGTTGATCCGGGGGAACGCCTCGACTAGGAAATAG
- a CDS encoding tetratricopeptide repeat protein translates to MALASFCSAQTITPQEHARRANEYLKAKQPEKAIPEFAALVAADPNNVDAEANLGVLLYFQGRFTEAEGPLRKAVELQPELAKIRGLLGLCEYQMGHLDAARGDLWGALNGDLDPKFHREVGLTLVEVDTARNDLPSAAVTIGKLLETAPADPEILYAAYRVHSDLAGEALLSLSLAAPKSGQMQQAIAHELERVRDLPGAIANFRKAIAANPNLPGVHFELAEALHGSDSQEIRAQAEAEYRIALAKNPHEVQAAVRLGDLAADRSDMVGARGFYERALKDQPGNAEAAIGLARVYSEQNENDKALPLLLDALKADPTNMLAHFRLSALYRTMKRPEDAKRELAEYQRYKAMKEGLRQVYGAMKIEAPHGAADDAGAAH, encoded by the coding sequence ATGGCCCTCGCATCTTTCTGCTCCGCGCAGACGATTACGCCGCAGGAGCATGCACGGCGAGCCAATGAATATCTGAAGGCGAAGCAGCCTGAGAAGGCGATTCCGGAGTTCGCGGCGCTGGTTGCGGCCGATCCGAACAACGTGGATGCCGAAGCCAATCTTGGAGTGCTGCTTTATTTTCAAGGGCGCTTTACGGAGGCGGAAGGTCCGCTGAGGAAGGCGGTGGAGCTGCAGCCGGAGCTGGCGAAGATACGCGGTTTGCTGGGGCTCTGCGAGTACCAGATGGGACATCTGGATGCGGCTCGCGGCGATCTTTGGGGGGCTTTGAACGGCGACCTGGATCCGAAGTTCCACAGGGAAGTTGGGCTGACGCTGGTGGAGGTGGATACGGCGCGGAACGATCTTCCATCGGCGGCGGTGACGATTGGCAAGCTGCTGGAGACGGCCCCGGCCGATCCGGAGATCCTGTATGCGGCGTACCGGGTGCATAGCGATCTGGCCGGTGAGGCATTGTTGAGTCTATCGCTGGCCGCGCCGAAGTCGGGGCAGATGCAGCAGGCGATTGCACATGAACTCGAGCGGGTGCGCGATCTGCCGGGAGCGATTGCGAATTTTCGCAAGGCGATCGCCGCGAATCCGAATCTGCCGGGAGTTCACTTTGAGCTGGCCGAGGCGCTGCATGGGTCGGACAGCCAGGAGATCAGGGCGCAGGCCGAGGCGGAGTACAGGATCGCGCTCGCGAAGAATCCGCATGAGGTCCAGGCGGCGGTGCGGCTTGGGGACCTTGCCGCGGACCGCTCCGATATGGTGGGAGCCAGGGGATTTTATGAGCGGGCGTTGAAGGATCAGCCAGGCAATGCGGAGGCTGCGATCGGGCTGGCACGGGTGTACAGCGAGCAGAACGAGAACGACAAGGCGCTGCCTCTGTTGCTCGATGCGTTGAAGGCCGATCCGACGAATATGCTGGCGCACTTTCGGCTGAGTGCGCTGTACCGGACGATGAAGAGGCCGGAGGATGCGAAGAGGGAGCTGGCGGAGTATCAGCGGTACAAGGCGATGAAGGAAGGGCTGCGGCAGGTGTATGGCGCGATGAAGATTGAGGCTCCGCATGGTGCTGCGGACGATGCGGGGGCGGCCCATTAG
- a CDS encoding TonB-dependent receptor has product MKKLWSAVALIAFVLMCTGSTLWGQNSNSADIRGTVTDSSGAVLPDVTVTVLNLEKGVSEEYHTNSAGLFDTGSIVTGVYKVSFSKDGFSQFVRSSVTLSVGTTQIDARLAVGSVSQEIVVNTDVPLIKTESGEQSTTLVAKEMQALPNQGQDWQNFVKLIPGATGTTQYGATGQALSVNGNLPYNAVLNDGASSALSHSGNADVSVFETVQEVQINTSAFSAQYGIGGVAFNQISKGGTNKWHGSLYEYAQNDFLNARNYFAKAAPYLRFHNFGGSFSGPVVIPHLFNGHDKAFFYFNYDQVINLSASTGFATVPTVAMRNGDFTGLAAIYDPSTSTYATYVDSTGKTVTAIKRTQFANNKLPTLDPVAVKAQALLPLPNVAGTVSASTGITSNNYAYSVRGSNPFKKYFGRFDYQFSPSNRLTASVTKRDNPALYTNALPCPLNCYTGDVDSTNSQITDVWNISSRTINELRIGYTNQLNFFATQTAGKGYPAALGLQFSKADIFPTINISSYTGLSAGTTAVYKEHNFDPSDVVTMVRGHHVLHFGGEYLIFQDNSTAWGNVNGATTGFTSVYTQCTYCTGTKQVAASGNAYADFLLGDIQNWSASVTPEFAGRQKAPQMFVQDDWKVRSNLTINLGLRYQIMQGWSDAKKNQRTFDPLVMNPVTGTLGGQWYAANADHGRTQLQNNVYDTFLPRVGFAYTLNPTMVVRGGYGIYAYLWSLDTYGSGEGSAFGSSGSLSDTTNGFTPAGSLSGTNPQFVYVAASTNPGNFTGAGTSTSYNQQNTPVAKIQQYNLTIEKQIGSNMAATVAYVGSKSSNLNFSVDINQVPVGKLAISDQQFRPFPNQGNITGSTNNASANYNSLQFTFQRRLTTNFSINTSYVWSHFLDDADSSAWGSRGGTLTYQNANNVDANYGPSNFDTRHAFKGNAIYLLPFGRGQYFLNNNKFVDEFVGGWNLASTFVLQSGNPFTVTVPSNIAQSYTSGNLYPNRIGDPRGARTLTNWFNQAAFAAPANGTFGNNQRNDVYGPGIIGLDLSMGKTFNLWAERYKFQLRIDATNALNHANFSNPSSSFGVNSGVITGTTNSGRNIQLGGRFSF; this is encoded by the coding sequence ATGAAGAAGCTTTGGTCGGCGGTTGCGCTGATTGCGTTCGTTCTCATGTGTACGGGCTCCACCTTGTGGGGGCAAAATTCTAACTCGGCGGATATTCGTGGTACGGTCACGGATTCGAGTGGCGCCGTTCTTCCCGATGTGACCGTTACGGTGCTGAACCTCGAAAAGGGTGTGAGCGAGGAGTACCACACGAACTCGGCCGGCCTGTTCGATACGGGTTCGATCGTGACCGGCGTGTACAAGGTCTCATTTTCGAAGGATGGCTTCAGCCAGTTCGTTCGTTCGTCGGTCACGCTGAGCGTGGGAACGACGCAGATCGATGCCAGGCTGGCGGTCGGCAGTGTGAGCCAGGAGATTGTGGTCAACACGGATGTTCCGCTGATCAAGACCGAGTCGGGCGAGCAGTCGACGACGCTGGTGGCGAAGGAGATGCAGGCTCTGCCCAACCAGGGACAGGACTGGCAGAACTTCGTGAAGCTGATTCCGGGCGCGACCGGCACGACGCAGTATGGCGCGACGGGGCAGGCTCTTTCGGTGAACGGCAACCTGCCTTACAACGCGGTGCTGAACGACGGTGCGTCGTCGGCGCTGTCGCACTCGGGCAACGCGGATGTGTCGGTGTTCGAGACGGTGCAGGAGGTGCAGATCAATACCTCGGCCTTCTCGGCGCAGTATGGCATCGGAGGCGTGGCGTTCAACCAGATTTCGAAGGGCGGCACGAACAAGTGGCATGGGTCGCTGTATGAGTATGCGCAAAATGACTTCCTGAATGCGCGCAACTACTTCGCCAAGGCTGCTCCTTACCTGCGGTTCCATAACTTTGGCGGCTCGTTCAGCGGTCCGGTGGTGATCCCTCACCTGTTCAACGGTCATGACAAGGCGTTCTTCTACTTCAACTACGACCAGGTGATCAACCTGAGCGCTTCAACCGGCTTTGCGACGGTACCGACGGTCGCGATGCGCAACGGCGACTTTACGGGGCTGGCCGCGATCTACGATCCGAGCACGAGCACCTATGCCACGTATGTGGACAGCACCGGCAAGACGGTCACCGCGATCAAGCGCACACAGTTTGCGAACAACAAGTTGCCCACTCTGGATCCCGTGGCGGTGAAGGCGCAGGCTCTTCTTCCTTTACCGAACGTTGCCGGTACGGTATCGGCTTCGACCGGCATCACGAGCAACAACTACGCGTACTCGGTGCGCGGAAGCAATCCTTTCAAAAAGTACTTCGGCCGGTTCGACTACCAGTTCTCTCCGAGCAACCGTCTTACGGCTTCGGTGACGAAGCGCGATAACCCGGCACTGTACACGAATGCTCTTCCTTGCCCATTGAACTGCTACACGGGCGACGTGGACAGCACCAACTCGCAGATTACCGATGTATGGAACATCAGCTCGCGCACGATCAACGAGCTTCGCATCGGATATACGAATCAGTTGAACTTCTTCGCCACGCAGACGGCTGGCAAGGGCTATCCCGCCGCGCTTGGTCTTCAGTTCTCGAAGGCCGATATCTTCCCGACGATCAACATCAGCAGCTACACCGGACTCTCGGCTGGAACGACGGCTGTGTACAAGGAGCACAACTTCGATCCTTCGGATGTGGTGACGATGGTGCGTGGACACCATGTGCTGCACTTCGGCGGCGAGTACCTGATCTTCCAGGACAACTCGACGGCGTGGGGCAACGTCAACGGAGCGACGACGGGCTTTACCAGTGTGTACACGCAGTGCACGTATTGCACGGGAACGAAGCAGGTTGCGGCTTCGGGCAACGCTTACGCGGACTTCCTTCTGGGCGATATCCAGAACTGGTCGGCAAGTGTGACGCCTGAGTTTGCCGGACGCCAGAAGGCTCCGCAGATGTTCGTGCAGGATGACTGGAAGGTTCGTTCGAACCTGACGATCAACCTGGGCCTCCGCTACCAGATCATGCAGGGTTGGAGCGACGCGAAGAAGAACCAGAGGACGTTCGATCCGCTGGTGATGAATCCTGTCACCGGTACGTTGGGCGGGCAGTGGTATGCGGCGAACGCAGACCATGGACGCACGCAACTGCAAAACAATGTGTACGACACATTCCTTCCTCGTGTAGGTTTTGCGTACACGCTGAACCCGACGATGGTTGTCCGCGGTGGCTACGGCATCTACGCTTACCTGTGGAGCCTTGATACCTACGGCAGCGGTGAAGGTTCGGCCTTCGGTTCTTCGGGCAGCCTGAGCGATACGACCAACGGCTTCACGCCGGCGGGCTCTCTGTCGGGTACGAATCCTCAGTTCGTTTATGTCGCGGCGAGCACGAATCCTGGCAACTTCACGGGTGCGGGCACGTCGACCTCCTACAACCAGCAGAACACCCCGGTCGCGAAGATCCAGCAGTACAACCTGACGATCGAAAAGCAGATTGGCAGCAACATGGCGGCAACCGTCGCGTATGTGGGCAGCAAGTCCAGCAACTTGAACTTCTCGGTCGATATCAACCAAGTGCCTGTTGGCAAGCTCGCGATCAGCGATCAACAGTTCCGTCCGTTCCCCAACCAGGGCAACATCACGGGCAGCACGAACAATGCCAGTGCCAACTACAACTCGCTGCAGTTCACCTTCCAGCGCCGCCTGACGACCAACTTCTCGATCAACACGAGCTATGTCTGGTCGCACTTCCTCGACGATGCGGATTCGTCGGCGTGGGGCAGCCGTGGCGGCACGCTCACCTACCAGAACGCAAACAACGTGGATGCCAACTACGGTCCGTCGAACTTCGATACGCGTCATGCGTTCAAGGGCAACGCGATCTACCTGCTTCCTTTCGGACGTGGACAGTACTTCCTGAACAACAACAAGTTCGTGGATGAGTTTGTCGGCGGATGGAACCTGGCTTCCACCTTCGTGCTGCAGTCGGGTAACCCGTTCACGGTGACGGTGCCGAGCAACATCGCGCAGTCGTATACCTCGGGCAACCTGTATCCCAACCGGATCGGTGATCCGAGGGGTGCGCGTACGCTGACCAACTGGTTCAACCAAGCAGCGTTTGCGGCTCCGGCGAATGGAACGTTCGGCAACAACCAGAGGAACGACGTGTATGGCCCTGGCATCATCGGACTCGATCTGTCCATGGGCAAGACGTTCAACCTGTGGGCGGAGCGTTACAAGTTCCAGCTTCGCATCGACGCCACGAACGCGCTGAACCACGCCAACTTCTCGAACCCGAGCTCCTCGTTCGGCGTGAACTCGGGTGTGATCACGGGAACGACCAACAGCGGACGTAACATCCAGCTCGGCGGACGTTTCTCCTTCTGA
- a CDS encoding carboxylesterase/lipase family protein, with protein sequence MMISRRMFVAGAAASAFALRGGAWAQGPDGLVVRTKSGVLRGEMAGDARVFRGVPFAEAPVGALRFRPPVKGKAWTGERAATEFAAAAMQPGGGTFSQSEDCLYLNVWAPKGKGPFPVFVWIHGGGFTGGRSFDPVQDGAKFANAGIVCVTVAYRLGVFGFLDFEPLLGASYAGSANNGLRDVIASLAWVKEDIGAFGGDAARVTIGGESAGAKLADILMGVPSAEGLFHQVISESGGAERIAPRANALKVGKGFGEVWGKGDLLTADPKALIEAQTSFMKTWPQHFPLRAEIDGVLIPRLPVETIAAGSTKGKRLLIGTNREESASFIGPHPAKDPGAGDLGNLPVGTFDEVYAKYAGLYPEMSVEGRRIRATTAEEYWIPSMRALDAHVRGGGKAWDYRVDFFETTGRLKDYAYHSLETPMIWDKPRESVGNAVAEASLSGQMHAAWVAFIQGETPAAAGLPVWPAYRSDTRDTMIFDTTSRIEAKPQEAEMRLWDGLL encoded by the coding sequence ATGATGATTTCTCGCAGAATGTTTGTGGCCGGGGCTGCTGCCTCGGCTTTTGCTTTGCGCGGCGGGGCATGGGCTCAGGGGCCTGACGGGCTTGTGGTGCGGACGAAGAGCGGGGTTCTGCGTGGGGAGATGGCGGGGGATGCGCGGGTGTTTCGGGGCGTGCCGTTTGCGGAGGCACCGGTGGGTGCGCTGCGGTTTCGGCCCCCGGTGAAGGGAAAGGCCTGGACCGGTGAGAGGGCTGCCACGGAGTTTGCGGCTGCGGCGATGCAGCCGGGAGGGGGAACGTTTTCACAGAGTGAGGACTGCCTGTACCTGAACGTCTGGGCTCCGAAGGGGAAGGGGCCTTTTCCCGTATTTGTCTGGATTCATGGGGGTGGGTTCACGGGCGGACGGTCGTTCGACCCGGTGCAGGATGGGGCGAAGTTCGCCAATGCTGGAATCGTTTGCGTTACCGTCGCATACCGGCTGGGTGTATTCGGGTTTCTGGACTTCGAGCCGCTGCTGGGTGCTTCCTATGCGGGCAGTGCGAACAATGGCTTGCGGGATGTGATCGCTTCGCTGGCCTGGGTGAAGGAGGATATCGGGGCGTTCGGCGGGGATGCGGCGCGAGTGACGATCGGGGGCGAGTCGGCGGGGGCGAAGCTGGCCGACATCCTGATGGGTGTGCCTTCGGCGGAGGGGTTGTTTCACCAGGTGATCTCGGAGAGTGGCGGCGCGGAGCGGATTGCTCCCAGGGCGAACGCGTTGAAGGTGGGGAAGGGCTTTGGTGAGGTCTGGGGCAAGGGAGATCTGCTGACGGCGGACCCCAAGGCCTTGATCGAGGCGCAGACGAGCTTCATGAAGACATGGCCGCAGCACTTTCCGCTGCGCGCGGAGATCGACGGCGTACTGATTCCGCGGTTGCCGGTGGAGACGATTGCAGCGGGCTCGACGAAGGGGAAGAGGCTGCTGATTGGGACGAACCGGGAGGAGAGCGCGTCGTTCATCGGGCCGCATCCGGCGAAGGATCCGGGGGCGGGAGACCTGGGGAATCTGCCGGTGGGGACGTTCGATGAGGTGTACGCGAAGTACGCGGGGCTGTATCCGGAGATGAGCGTCGAGGGGCGGAGGATACGAGCCACGACGGCGGAGGAGTACTGGATCCCGTCGATGCGGGCGCTGGATGCGCATGTGCGGGGCGGAGGCAAGGCGTGGGACTACCGGGTGGACTTCTTCGAGACGACGGGACGCCTGAAGGACTATGCGTACCACTCGCTGGAGACGCCGATGATTTGGGACAAGCCTCGTGAAAGTGTGGGGAATGCGGTGGCGGAGGCCTCGCTCAGCGGGCAGATGCATGCGGCGTGGGTTGCGTTTATCCAGGGCGAGACGCCTGCGGCGGCGGGGCTTCCGGTGTGGCCGGCTTACAGGAGCGATACGCGGGATACGATGATCTTCGATACGACGAGCAGGATTGAGGCCAAGCCGCAGGAGGCTGAGATGCGGCTTTGGGACGGATTGCTGTAG
- a CDS encoding LacI family DNA-binding transcriptional regulator: MVDKTAKKAGSKTKVTAAPEETASSPALVRPSLKMLAAHLGLSASTVSFVLNDVPGRSIPEVTRERVKAAAREFNYQPSLIARKLQGQRVNTVGILLPELGDGYHSQLIGGAGDWLMQQGFFYFTVHHKHKPELVSAYPEILEARGVEGILAIDTSLEKNIHLPTVLVAGHTEHRNISNIILDSHLGAELALGHLYELGHREIVYMKGQLVSQDTQARWAATMDVADKLGLKVEESMIIRLEQDSHSPEIGYPGIKKMVMDGKRFTAVVCFNDVAAMGVIRALSDCGLRIPEDVSVIGYDDVQAAAYHVPSLTTIRQPLRKMGEIAAMTLLDKLAGKQTEHILQVEPELIVRESTSAVHETCWTTRDLSAAVS, translated from the coding sequence ATGGTCGATAAGACGGCAAAGAAGGCTGGTTCGAAGACGAAGGTGACCGCTGCTCCCGAGGAGACGGCGTCGTCTCCGGCACTGGTGCGGCCCAGCCTGAAGATGCTGGCCGCTCACCTGGGTCTGAGCGCCTCGACGGTTTCGTTTGTGTTGAACGATGTGCCGGGACGGTCGATCCCGGAGGTGACGCGGGAGCGGGTGAAGGCAGCGGCGCGCGAGTTCAACTATCAGCCGAGCCTGATTGCTCGCAAGTTGCAGGGCCAGAGGGTAAATACGGTCGGGATTCTGCTGCCGGAGCTGGGTGACGGGTATCACTCGCAACTGATCGGCGGGGCGGGCGACTGGCTGATGCAGCAGGGGTTCTTCTACTTCACGGTGCATCACAAACATAAGCCGGAGCTGGTGAGTGCGTATCCGGAGATTCTCGAGGCGCGGGGCGTCGAGGGGATTTTGGCGATCGATACGTCCCTGGAGAAGAATATTCACCTGCCTACGGTGCTGGTGGCCGGGCATACCGAGCACCGGAATATCTCGAACATCATCCTCGATAGCCACCTGGGCGCGGAGCTGGCGCTGGGTCATTTGTATGAGCTGGGGCATCGGGAGATCGTGTACATGAAGGGGCAGCTTGTGAGCCAGGATACGCAGGCTCGCTGGGCTGCGACGATGGACGTCGCGGACAAGCTGGGGCTGAAGGTGGAGGAGAGCATGATCATCCGGCTGGAGCAGGACTCTCACTCGCCGGAGATCGGGTATCCGGGCATCAAGAAGATGGTGATGGACGGGAAACGTTTCACGGCGGTGGTGTGCTTCAACGACGTGGCGGCGATGGGCGTGATTCGTGCCTTGAGCGACTGCGGATTGCGGATCCCCGAGGACGTTTCGGTGATTGGGTACGATGACGTGCAGGCGGCGGCGTATCACGTTCCCAGCTTGACGACGATTCGGCAGCCACTGCGGAAGATGGGCGAGATTGCGGCGATGACGTTGCTGGATAAGCTGGCGGGCAAGCAGACGGAACATATCCTGCAGGTGGAGCCGGAGCTGATTGTGCGGGAATCGACCAGTGCGGTGCATGAGACGTGCTGGACGACGCGTGACCTGAGCGCGGCGGTTTCGTGA
- a CDS encoding FAD-containing oxidoreductase, producing the protein MKTFDAIIIGAGQAGPALANRLTQAGQTVAYVERKLFGGTCVNTGCTPTKAMVASAYAAHVARRAAEYGVGAGPVTVDIKAVQARRDKIVMKSRTGVESWLRGNEKCTVFLGTATFESATTVRVGDDLLEAKQVFLNVGGRATVPDMPGVHEVPYLTNTSLLALDVLPKHLVIVGGSYIGIEFGQMYRRFGSEVTIIEKAGRLVAKEDEDVSAAVKEILEAEGITVRLNAECIHMAPHGDGVSVGVNCDTADHPSIGSHVLLAVGRTPNTQDLGLEKAGVKVDAKGYIVVDDQLRTSVAGIYALGDCNGEGAFTHTAYNDYEIVAANLLDGDPRRVSDRIPCYAMYMDPPLARIGMTEHEVRKSGRKALMGTRPMTKVNRALEKGESLGFMKVLVDAETEKILGASLLGVGCDEAIHGLLDVMYAEKPYTTISRAVHIHPTVSELIPTLLQGLKPLE; encoded by the coding sequence ATGAAGACCTTTGACGCAATCATTATCGGGGCGGGGCAGGCCGGACCTGCGCTGGCGAACCGGCTGACACAGGCCGGACAGACTGTGGCGTATGTCGAACGGAAGCTGTTTGGCGGGACGTGCGTGAACACGGGATGCACGCCCACGAAGGCGATGGTCGCGAGCGCGTATGCGGCGCATGTGGCGCGGCGGGCGGCGGAGTATGGCGTCGGTGCCGGTCCGGTGACGGTGGACATCAAGGCGGTGCAGGCCCGGCGGGACAAGATCGTGATGAAGTCGCGGACGGGGGTGGAGTCCTGGCTGCGCGGCAATGAGAAATGCACGGTGTTTCTGGGCACAGCAACGTTTGAGTCGGCGACAACGGTGCGCGTGGGGGATGATCTGCTGGAGGCGAAGCAGGTCTTCTTGAACGTGGGCGGACGGGCTACCGTTCCGGATATGCCCGGGGTGCATGAGGTCCCGTACCTGACGAATACGAGTCTGCTGGCTCTGGATGTGCTGCCGAAGCACCTGGTGATTGTGGGCGGGAGCTATATCGGGATCGAGTTCGGGCAGATGTACCGGAGGTTCGGCAGCGAGGTCACGATCATCGAGAAGGCCGGGCGGCTGGTTGCGAAGGAAGATGAGGATGTGTCGGCCGCGGTGAAGGAGATCCTGGAGGCGGAGGGGATCACGGTGCGGCTGAACGCGGAGTGCATTCATATGGCTCCGCATGGCGATGGCGTGAGCGTGGGGGTGAACTGCGATACGGCGGATCATCCTTCGATCGGGTCGCATGTGCTGCTGGCGGTGGGGCGGACTCCGAATACGCAGGACCTGGGGCTGGAGAAGGCTGGGGTGAAGGTCGATGCGAAGGGGTACATCGTGGTGGATGACCAGCTACGGACCTCTGTGGCGGGGATCTATGCGTTGGGCGACTGCAACGGAGAGGGCGCGTTTACGCATACGGCCTATAACGACTACGAGATTGTCGCGGCGAACCTGCTGGATGGAGACCCGCGCCGGGTGAGCGACCGGATTCCCTGCTATGCGATGTATATGGATCCTCCGCTGGCCCGGATTGGGATGACCGAACATGAGGTGCGAAAGAGCGGCAGGAAGGCCCTGATGGGGACGAGGCCGATGACGAAGGTGAATCGGGCTCTGGAGAAGGGCGAGAGCCTTGGGTTTATGAAGGTGTTGGTGGATGCGGAGACCGAGAAGATTCTGGGGGCCTCGCTGCTTGGGGTGGGGTGCGATGAGGCGATCCACGGGCTGCTGGATGTGATGTACGCGGAGAAGCCGTATACGACGATCTCGCGAGCGGTGCATATCCATCCGACGGTTTCGGAGTTGATTCCCACGCTGTTGCAGGGGTTGAAGCCGCTGGAATAG
- a CDS encoding DUF4126 family protein — MHLALFAILIGVIAGLRTFMAPTAVSWAAKYGLLTLVGTPLAFLGYHWTAYIFTAFALLELVADQLPSTPSRKVPQQFGARLVTGSLAGAAIGAGLGAIWVGLVCGAIGAVMGTLGGAATRGALAKAFGRDTPAALLEDLVAIVGAYLIVTHLYVV, encoded by the coding sequence ATGCATCTCGCCCTCTTTGCGATTTTGATTGGAGTCATTGCCGGGCTCCGCACGTTCATGGCACCAACGGCGGTGAGCTGGGCGGCGAAGTACGGTCTGCTGACACTGGTGGGGACGCCGCTGGCGTTTCTGGGGTATCACTGGACGGCTTATATTTTTACGGCTTTCGCTCTTTTGGAGCTGGTGGCGGATCAGTTGCCGTCCACGCCGAGCCGGAAGGTTCCGCAGCAGTTCGGGGCGAGGCTTGTGACGGGAAGTCTGGCTGGAGCGGCCATTGGCGCGGGGCTTGGGGCGATCTGGGTGGGGCTGGTGTGCGGTGCGATTGGCGCGGTGATGGGGACGCTGGGCGGTGCGGCGACTCGGGGAGCGCTGGCGAAGGCTTTTGGCAGGGATACCCCGGCGGCTTTGTTGGAAGATTTGGTGGCGATCGTGGGCGCTTACCTCATCGTGACGCATCTATACGTGGTATGA